In Dromaius novaehollandiae isolate bDroNov1 chromosome 14, bDroNov1.hap1, whole genome shotgun sequence, a genomic segment contains:
- the BRAT1 gene encoding BRCA1-associated ATM activator 1 isoform X1: MSTLEAWFVARARRRLAMTRECGLLLPRVCAALADPRQPGSDDTCLEKLLDWFGDLSEAEPTLKLVQDNPCLTELIASVLALPEPSPSILSFTLRLAGILAASENCFQHLQQEKLLVRLFGEDGPLNSALWEDASVRSGWVEGVRSMMRHQPALHFLCSGGGIDVIFTLQGDPSLFVASAASRLLVHMLTFSLESEMTKPLSVKDCDWPVCAQMIIKHIEDSLQSSSVSRIEQSLKLLTSLFGSCHAPWTEVLWLGVAKQVESFLTEESVQAQPMLADLLLNMARSPVFCDTEGSFWALVTSALEHLTPVQAGPLAVGILRLHKCPQDVRIQALTVLLQPMDCILRAASQPLEYAGLLDESVTDPATVESLLSSKSSCASLLCQTLGHLEELLSLIHLPVDLPCTSLLRSVMTILQFCNGLLIPASPLGSKISQILIGCFRLQRSALDVLALLSERKGCDTPIESLFDILLTYLESPNTSPMVLKKSFQATSKWLVCLPEMSCFYSQWQTKKILQDIFVVLQKRLCSPSWEVRDSSLEFLTILIKGLRDQDEFRQTLLSSEVPRLTEDLLEDPESYVRASAVTAAGHLTFITCFAPQSPVIENQHNKENTVAKLQEILSTDPEGFPRRAVISIFTKWLRQGYTGLLQDTEQFVSRVIQIAESDLDWEVRLGGLELVEVFCVQTLCRLGRPKCPYAPFSSAFTSSVRQNESLQIFCRAKLFGFLFCSLCDCDRPVGQRACDILLALRSSFYPSNTLKDLEETGDSSAGHGIAWLQRTLRQGSLAQNFPTGSGNEVDFQDPESMLLALGTIDLEELHDNLNKSSDHVEKSPQSLLQDILATVGTIEENEADCY, translated from the exons ATGTCGACGCTAGAGGCCTGGTTCGTCGCCCGGGCCCGCCGGCGTTTAGCCATGACCCGCGAGTGCGGCCTGCTGCTGCCGCGCGTCTGCGCCGCCCTGGCTGACCCCCGGCAGCCCGGCTCCGACGACACCTGCCTGGAGAAGCTGCTCGACTGGTTCGGAGACCTCAGCGAGGCCG AACCTACCCTGAAGCTGGTGCAGGACAACCCCTGCCTGACAGAGCTCATCGCCTCCGTGCTGGCGCTGCCGGAGCCGAGTCCAAGCATCCTCTCCTTCACTCTGCGGTTAGCGGGGATACTTGCAGCTTCAGAAAACTGCTTCCAGCACTTACAG CAGGAGAAGCTGTTGGTCAGGCTCTTTGGCGAGGACGGGCCTCTGAACAGCGCGCTGTGGGAAGATGCATCTGTGCGAAGTGGCTGGGTGGAAGGTGTGCGCAGCATGATGCGCCACCAGCCCGCCCTCCACTTCCTCTGCAGTGGGG gaggcaTAGATGTGATCTTCACTCTGCAAGGAGATCCCAGCCTGTTTGTGGCTTCAGCTGCCAGTCGGCTTCTGGTGCACATGCTCACCTTCTCTCTAGAGTCTGAAATGACTAAACCTCTCAGTGTGAAGGACTGTGACTGGCCAGTGTGTGCCCAAATGATTATAAAGCATATAGAAGATTCCCTTCAATCCAGCTCTGTCTCTCGAATCGAGCAGTCATTAAAACTGTTAACTAGTTTGTTTGGCAGTTGTCATGCTCCATGGACTGAAGTACTTTGGCTAGGTGTAGCAAAGCAAGTAGAATCCTTTTTGACAGAAGAGTCAGTTCAAGCACAGCCGATGCTGGCGGATCTTTTGCTTAACATGGCAAG GTCTCCTGTGTTTTGTGACACTGAAGGCAGTTTTTGGGCATTAGTGACATCTGCTCTGGAACATTTAACCCCTGTACAAGCAGGTCCTTTGGCAGTAGGAATTCTGAGGCTCCACAAATG CCCACAAGATGTGAGGATTCAGGCACTGACTGTTCTGCTTCAGCCAATGGACTGTATTTTAAGAgcagcctcccagcctctggAATATGCAG GTTTGCTGGATGAGTCTGTCACTGATCCTGCCACTGTTGAAAGTCTTCTGTCCTCCAAGTCATCTTGTGCTAGTCTCCTGTGTCAGACTCTTGGTCATCTGGAGGAGCTACTGTCTCTG atTCATTTGCCAGTGGATTTACCCTGTACGTCTTTGCTACGCTCTGTCATGACAATATTACAATTCTGTAACGGCCTCCTAATTCCAGCCTCTCCTCTGGGAAGCAAGATAAGTCAAATCTTGATTGGTTGCTTCAGACTACAGAGGTCAGCTCTTGATGTCCTGGCTCTGCTCTCAGAGCGGAAGG gcTGTGACACACCTATAGAAAGTTTATTTGACATCCTCTTGACATACCTGGAGAGTCCAAACACTAGTCCTATG GTTCTGAAAAAATCATTTCAAGCTACATCCAAATGGCTGGTGTGCTTACCTGAAATGTCCTGCTTCTACAGCCAGTGGCAAACCAAGAAGATTCTGCAAG ATATATTTGTGGTGCTGCAGAAGCGTTTGTGCAGTCCTTCCTGGGAAGTACGAGATTCTTCTCTGGAGTTCCTCACCATCCTGATTAAAGGCTTGAGAG ACCAGGATGAGTTCAGGCAGACTCTCCTCTCTTCGGAGGTGCCGAGGCTCACAGAAGATCTTCTTGAGGACCCAGAGAGTTATGTGCGAGCAAGTGCTGTGACTGCTGCGGGACACTTGACCTTCATTACTTGCTTTGCTCCGCAGTCGCCTGTCATAGAGAATCAACATAATAAAGAG AACACTGTAGCAAAGCTTCAAGAAATCTTGTCAACGGATCCAGAGGGCTTTCCTAGGAGGGCTGTGATCAGCATCTTCACCAAGTGGCTGAGACAAGGCTACACAGGTCTACTGCAGGATACAGAGCAGTTTGTCTCTAGAGTGATCCAAATTGCAGAGAGCGACTTAGACTGGGAAGTCAGACTTGGTGGTTTGGAACTGGTTGAAGTCTTCTGTGTCCAGACGCTTTGCCGACTTGGCCGTCCTAAATGCCCGTATGCTCCTTTCTCATCTGCATTCACTAGTTCTGTTCGTCAGAATGAGTCGCTGCAGATATTTTGCCGAGCAAAActgtttggctttttgttttgttctttgtgcGACTGTGACAGGCCAGTGGGTCAGAGAGCCTGTGATATACTACTTGCCTTAAGATCCAGTTTTTATCCAAGTAACACCCTGAAGGATCTTGAAGAGACTGGAGATTCATCTGCAGGACATGGCATTGCTTGGTTACAAAGGACACTAAGGCAGGGTTCTCTGGCCCAGAACTTCCCCACAGGCAGTGGTAATGAGGTTGACTTCCAAGATCCAGAGAGCATGCTGCTGGCTTTGGGAACAATAGACCTAGAAGAGCTGCACGATAATCTAAACAAAAGTAGTGACCATGTGGAGAAAAGCCCTCAATCACTCTTGCAGGACATCCTTGCTACTGTGGGGACCATAGAGGAGAATGAAGCTGACTGCTACTAA
- the BRAT1 gene encoding BRCA1-associated ATM activator 1 isoform X2, which translates to MSTLEAWFVARARRRLAMTRECGLLLPRVCAALADPRQPGSDDTCLEKLLDWFGDLSEAEPTLKLVQDNPCLTELIASVLALPEPSPSILSFTLRLAGILAASENCFQHLQEKLLVRLFGEDGPLNSALWEDASVRSGWVEGVRSMMRHQPALHFLCSGGGIDVIFTLQGDPSLFVASAASRLLVHMLTFSLESEMTKPLSVKDCDWPVCAQMIIKHIEDSLQSSSVSRIEQSLKLLTSLFGSCHAPWTEVLWLGVAKQVESFLTEESVQAQPMLADLLLNMARSPVFCDTEGSFWALVTSALEHLTPVQAGPLAVGILRLHKCPQDVRIQALTVLLQPMDCILRAASQPLEYAGLLDESVTDPATVESLLSSKSSCASLLCQTLGHLEELLSLIHLPVDLPCTSLLRSVMTILQFCNGLLIPASPLGSKISQILIGCFRLQRSALDVLALLSERKGCDTPIESLFDILLTYLESPNTSPMVLKKSFQATSKWLVCLPEMSCFYSQWQTKKILQDIFVVLQKRLCSPSWEVRDSSLEFLTILIKGLRDQDEFRQTLLSSEVPRLTEDLLEDPESYVRASAVTAAGHLTFITCFAPQSPVIENQHNKENTVAKLQEILSTDPEGFPRRAVISIFTKWLRQGYTGLLQDTEQFVSRVIQIAESDLDWEVRLGGLELVEVFCVQTLCRLGRPKCPYAPFSSAFTSSVRQNESLQIFCRAKLFGFLFCSLCDCDRPVGQRACDILLALRSSFYPSNTLKDLEETGDSSAGHGIAWLQRTLRQGSLAQNFPTGSGNEVDFQDPESMLLALGTIDLEELHDNLNKSSDHVEKSPQSLLQDILATVGTIEENEADCY; encoded by the exons ATGTCGACGCTAGAGGCCTGGTTCGTCGCCCGGGCCCGCCGGCGTTTAGCCATGACCCGCGAGTGCGGCCTGCTGCTGCCGCGCGTCTGCGCCGCCCTGGCTGACCCCCGGCAGCCCGGCTCCGACGACACCTGCCTGGAGAAGCTGCTCGACTGGTTCGGAGACCTCAGCGAGGCCG AACCTACCCTGAAGCTGGTGCAGGACAACCCCTGCCTGACAGAGCTCATCGCCTCCGTGCTGGCGCTGCCGGAGCCGAGTCCAAGCATCCTCTCCTTCACTCTGCGGTTAGCGGGGATACTTGCAGCTTCAGAAAACTGCTTCCAGCACTTACAG GAGAAGCTGTTGGTCAGGCTCTTTGGCGAGGACGGGCCTCTGAACAGCGCGCTGTGGGAAGATGCATCTGTGCGAAGTGGCTGGGTGGAAGGTGTGCGCAGCATGATGCGCCACCAGCCCGCCCTCCACTTCCTCTGCAGTGGGG gaggcaTAGATGTGATCTTCACTCTGCAAGGAGATCCCAGCCTGTTTGTGGCTTCAGCTGCCAGTCGGCTTCTGGTGCACATGCTCACCTTCTCTCTAGAGTCTGAAATGACTAAACCTCTCAGTGTGAAGGACTGTGACTGGCCAGTGTGTGCCCAAATGATTATAAAGCATATAGAAGATTCCCTTCAATCCAGCTCTGTCTCTCGAATCGAGCAGTCATTAAAACTGTTAACTAGTTTGTTTGGCAGTTGTCATGCTCCATGGACTGAAGTACTTTGGCTAGGTGTAGCAAAGCAAGTAGAATCCTTTTTGACAGAAGAGTCAGTTCAAGCACAGCCGATGCTGGCGGATCTTTTGCTTAACATGGCAAG GTCTCCTGTGTTTTGTGACACTGAAGGCAGTTTTTGGGCATTAGTGACATCTGCTCTGGAACATTTAACCCCTGTACAAGCAGGTCCTTTGGCAGTAGGAATTCTGAGGCTCCACAAATG CCCACAAGATGTGAGGATTCAGGCACTGACTGTTCTGCTTCAGCCAATGGACTGTATTTTAAGAgcagcctcccagcctctggAATATGCAG GTTTGCTGGATGAGTCTGTCACTGATCCTGCCACTGTTGAAAGTCTTCTGTCCTCCAAGTCATCTTGTGCTAGTCTCCTGTGTCAGACTCTTGGTCATCTGGAGGAGCTACTGTCTCTG atTCATTTGCCAGTGGATTTACCCTGTACGTCTTTGCTACGCTCTGTCATGACAATATTACAATTCTGTAACGGCCTCCTAATTCCAGCCTCTCCTCTGGGAAGCAAGATAAGTCAAATCTTGATTGGTTGCTTCAGACTACAGAGGTCAGCTCTTGATGTCCTGGCTCTGCTCTCAGAGCGGAAGG gcTGTGACACACCTATAGAAAGTTTATTTGACATCCTCTTGACATACCTGGAGAGTCCAAACACTAGTCCTATG GTTCTGAAAAAATCATTTCAAGCTACATCCAAATGGCTGGTGTGCTTACCTGAAATGTCCTGCTTCTACAGCCAGTGGCAAACCAAGAAGATTCTGCAAG ATATATTTGTGGTGCTGCAGAAGCGTTTGTGCAGTCCTTCCTGGGAAGTACGAGATTCTTCTCTGGAGTTCCTCACCATCCTGATTAAAGGCTTGAGAG ACCAGGATGAGTTCAGGCAGACTCTCCTCTCTTCGGAGGTGCCGAGGCTCACAGAAGATCTTCTTGAGGACCCAGAGAGTTATGTGCGAGCAAGTGCTGTGACTGCTGCGGGACACTTGACCTTCATTACTTGCTTTGCTCCGCAGTCGCCTGTCATAGAGAATCAACATAATAAAGAG AACACTGTAGCAAAGCTTCAAGAAATCTTGTCAACGGATCCAGAGGGCTTTCCTAGGAGGGCTGTGATCAGCATCTTCACCAAGTGGCTGAGACAAGGCTACACAGGTCTACTGCAGGATACAGAGCAGTTTGTCTCTAGAGTGATCCAAATTGCAGAGAGCGACTTAGACTGGGAAGTCAGACTTGGTGGTTTGGAACTGGTTGAAGTCTTCTGTGTCCAGACGCTTTGCCGACTTGGCCGTCCTAAATGCCCGTATGCTCCTTTCTCATCTGCATTCACTAGTTCTGTTCGTCAGAATGAGTCGCTGCAGATATTTTGCCGAGCAAAActgtttggctttttgttttgttctttgtgcGACTGTGACAGGCCAGTGGGTCAGAGAGCCTGTGATATACTACTTGCCTTAAGATCCAGTTTTTATCCAAGTAACACCCTGAAGGATCTTGAAGAGACTGGAGATTCATCTGCAGGACATGGCATTGCTTGGTTACAAAGGACACTAAGGCAGGGTTCTCTGGCCCAGAACTTCCCCACAGGCAGTGGTAATGAGGTTGACTTCCAAGATCCAGAGAGCATGCTGCTGGCTTTGGGAACAATAGACCTAGAAGAGCTGCACGATAATCTAAACAAAAGTAGTGACCATGTGGAGAAAAGCCCTCAATCACTCTTGCAGGACATCCTTGCTACTGTGGGGACCATAGAGGAGAATGAAGCTGACTGCTACTAA
- the IQCE gene encoding IQ domain-containing protein E isoform X2 — MARGGGEAAAEGELGDDSLSVITYESDAEMKLKKKIFHKPPKSPKSPYSSSTQLYPKKAAVWRSLQGAGSAHLESATVKNSRQMWLGSLKQGMNHSLKSDVDMGHVRTNISSSTPEYLKEALGMKKPKHSRSSSNGYVPGTPDYKEKEDMYDEIIELKKTIQAQKNEGDRMKTKLRRLEEENNRKDKQIEQLLDTSRGSELARVLSEKRPANGWVLSALKQKILKLEQQCKEKDNTINQFQTDMKTTDLEEMRTAMETYYEEVHRLQVLLAKSETMRKNTEGRDTQKRLKALNAAVLRLSRNIKELQDENRRLKEDLDQVLSSCPASNKTKNYSEWSKQRLVRRISELEKKVDAMQNTRLSSADSETSQLLAVSSSPSVDLGHSASQQLDPGEECQHLRGLVKKLNNDRRALQNLLVSKESEIKQLLQAKAEADLELQKLQDKKKEKNKEEQTLREEIQNPTQKVGQSEPKFEEDNRQEADDKMEKLNKSSLVCMLKGKEDHRREQAAKLIQRQWKMYRNKKQEIALDETIAVLQAAFRGHLARLKLLLSNRMHDAESQNMHSCGNKNSCMSPGSNSLSLSSDCKEEEEIVTFIQSIFRAHLARKGLLEDRPSVFSATSEKADFAINIREKKPISPALKKRSSIFISPLPDDEDSKVMSEEVLEEFIPEGTEKRPQELNLSSLKSSFARSSQKQPRPTLSPSVDEAHSDDSDDIVVVSPLLQMKKNYTHF; from the exons atggcgcgggggggcggcgaggcggccgcCGAGGGGGAGCTG GGAGATGACAGCTTGTCTGTGATAACCTATGAATCAGATGCAGAAATG aagttaaagaagaaaatttttcaCAAGCCTCCAAAATCACCAA AGTCTCCATACAGCTCTAGCACACAACTGTATCCTAAAAAAGCTGCAGTGTGGAGGTctctgcagggagcaggcagcGCACATCTTGAAAGTGCAACTGTAAAAAACTCAAGGCAGATGTGGCTGGGATCACTGAAACAAG GAATGAACCATTCTCTCAAATCAGATGTTGACATGGGGCATGTGCGAACTAACATTTCCAGTAGCACACCAGAATATTTGAAGGAAGCTCTAGGAATGAAGAAGCCAAAACATTCTCGTTCTTCTAGTAATG GCTACGTTCCTGGAACTCCTGactacaaagaaaaagaagatatgtATGATGAAATTATAGAACTGAAAAAG ACAATACAAGCTCAGAAAAATGAGGGCGATCGAATGAAGACAAAACTCCGTCGCCTGGAAGAAGAGAATAACAGAAAGGATAAACAGATTGAACAGCTGCTGGATACTTCCAGG GGCTCTGAGCTGGCACGAGTTTTGTCAGAAAAGAGGCCAGCTAATGGATGG GTGCTTAGTGCATTAAAACAGAAGATTCTCAAGCTGGAACAGCAGTGCAAGGAAAAAGACAACACTATAAA CCAATTCCAGACAGACATGAAGACCACTGATTTGGAAGAAATGAGGACAGCTATGGAAACCTACTATGAAGAG GTTCATCGTCTCCAAGTCCTCCTGGCAAAATCTGAGACTATGAGGAAAaa TACAGAGGGCAGAGATACCCAAAAACGACTAAAGGCCCTGAATGCTGCTGTCCTGAGATTATCCAGGAACATCAAGGAATTGCAGGATGAGAATCGGAGACTGAAAGAAGATCTAGACCAAGTACTGAGCAGTTGTCCTGCTTCCAATAAAACAAAAA ATTATAGTGAGTGGAGCAAACAGAGGCTGGTGAGACGAATTTCAGAACTGGAAAAA AAAGTAGATGCCATGCAGAACACCAGGTTATCATCAGCGGATAGTGAGACATCACAGTTACTTGCTGTGTCATCTTCACCTTCTGTAGACCTGGGTCATTCAGCCTCTCAACAGCTGGACCCTGGTGAGGAATGTCAGCACCTTCGAGGACTAGTGAAGAAACTGAACAATGATAGGAGAGCACTTCAAAATCTCCTAGTCAGTAAAGA ATCAGAGATCAAGCAGTTACTGCAGGCTAAGGCTGAAGCAGATCTGGAGCTTCAGAAGTTACAggataagaagaaagaaaagaataaagaagagCAGACACTAAG AGAGGAAATCCAGAACCCTACACAGAAAGTAGGGCAATCGGAGCCAAAATTTGAGGAAGACAACAGACAAGAGGCAGATGATAAAATGGAAAAGCTTAATAAG TCTTCCCTGGTCTGCATGCTTAAAGGCAAAGAAGATCACAGGAGAGAGCAAGCAGCCAAACTCATCCAGAGACAGTGGAAGATGTACAGAAACAAG aaacaaGAAATTGCTCTGGATGAG ACGATTGCTGTGCTTCAGGCAGCTTTCAGAGGACATCTAGCTCGGCTGAAACTGTTACTGAGTAACAGGATGCATGATGCAGAATCTCAAAACATGCATAGCTGTGGAAACAAG AACTCCTGCATGTCTCCTGGGTCAAACTCTTTGAGCTTGTCTTCTGActgcaaggaggaagaggagattgTGACATTCATCCAGTCCATTTTCAGGGCTCACTTAGCACGTAAAGGACTGCTTGAGGACAG GCCCTCTGTCTTCAGCGCAACAAGTGAGAAAGCAGATTTTGCTATTAACATTAGGGAGAAGAAACCAATCTCACCAGCACTCAAGAAACGTTCTTCAATCTTCATATCCCCTCTTCCTG ATGATGAAGACAGTAAAGTGATGAGTGAAGAAGTTTTGGAAGAATTCATACCAGAAGGGACAGAGAAGAGACCACAAGAACTCAACCTTTCTTCCTTGAAGTCTTCTTTTG CCAGGTCCTCTCAGAAGCAGCCACGGCCCACACTCTCTCCGTCTGTGGATGAAGCTCACTCGGATGATTCGGATGATATTGTTGTTGTCTCTCCACTGCTGCAGATGAAGAAAAACTATACCCACTTTTAA
- the IQCE gene encoding IQ domain-containing protein E isoform X1 gives MARGGGEAAAEGELGDDSLSVITYESDAEMKLKKKIFHKPPKSPKSPYSSSTQLYPKKAAVWRSLQGAGSAHLESATVKNSRQMWLGSLKQGMNHSLKSDVDMGHVRTNISSSTPEYLKEALGMKKPKHSRSSSNGYVPGTPDYKEKEDMYDEIIELKKTIQAQKNEGDRMKTKLRRLEEENNRKDKQIEQLLDTSRGSELARVLSEKRPANGWVLSALKQKILKLEQQCKEKDNTINQFQTDMKTTDLEEMRTAMETYYEEVHRLQVLLAKSETMRKNTEGRDTQKRLKALNAAVLRLSRNIKELQDENRRLKEDLDQVLSSCPASNKTKNYSEWSKQRLVRRISELEKKVDAMQNTRLSSADSETSQLLAVSSSPSVDLGHSASQQLDPGEECQHLRGLVKKLNNDRRALQNLLVSKESEIKQLLQAKAEADLELQKLQDKKKEKNKEEQTLREEIQNPTQKVGQSEPKFEEDNRQEADDKMEKLNKSSLVCMLKGKEDHRREQAAKLIQRQWKMYRNKKQEIALDETIAVLQAAFRGHLARLKLLLSNRMHDAESQNMHSCGNKNSCMSPGSNSLSLSSDCKEEEEIVTFIQSIFRAHLARKGLLEDSLSFCRPSVFSATSEKADFAINIREKKPISPALKKRSSIFISPLPDDEDSKVMSEEVLEEFIPEGTEKRPQELNLSSLKSSFARSSQKQPRPTLSPSVDEAHSDDSDDIVVVSPLLQMKKNYTHF, from the exons atggcgcgggggggcggcgaggcggccgcCGAGGGGGAGCTG GGAGATGACAGCTTGTCTGTGATAACCTATGAATCAGATGCAGAAATG aagttaaagaagaaaatttttcaCAAGCCTCCAAAATCACCAA AGTCTCCATACAGCTCTAGCACACAACTGTATCCTAAAAAAGCTGCAGTGTGGAGGTctctgcagggagcaggcagcGCACATCTTGAAAGTGCAACTGTAAAAAACTCAAGGCAGATGTGGCTGGGATCACTGAAACAAG GAATGAACCATTCTCTCAAATCAGATGTTGACATGGGGCATGTGCGAACTAACATTTCCAGTAGCACACCAGAATATTTGAAGGAAGCTCTAGGAATGAAGAAGCCAAAACATTCTCGTTCTTCTAGTAATG GCTACGTTCCTGGAACTCCTGactacaaagaaaaagaagatatgtATGATGAAATTATAGAACTGAAAAAG ACAATACAAGCTCAGAAAAATGAGGGCGATCGAATGAAGACAAAACTCCGTCGCCTGGAAGAAGAGAATAACAGAAAGGATAAACAGATTGAACAGCTGCTGGATACTTCCAGG GGCTCTGAGCTGGCACGAGTTTTGTCAGAAAAGAGGCCAGCTAATGGATGG GTGCTTAGTGCATTAAAACAGAAGATTCTCAAGCTGGAACAGCAGTGCAAGGAAAAAGACAACACTATAAA CCAATTCCAGACAGACATGAAGACCACTGATTTGGAAGAAATGAGGACAGCTATGGAAACCTACTATGAAGAG GTTCATCGTCTCCAAGTCCTCCTGGCAAAATCTGAGACTATGAGGAAAaa TACAGAGGGCAGAGATACCCAAAAACGACTAAAGGCCCTGAATGCTGCTGTCCTGAGATTATCCAGGAACATCAAGGAATTGCAGGATGAGAATCGGAGACTGAAAGAAGATCTAGACCAAGTACTGAGCAGTTGTCCTGCTTCCAATAAAACAAAAA ATTATAGTGAGTGGAGCAAACAGAGGCTGGTGAGACGAATTTCAGAACTGGAAAAA AAAGTAGATGCCATGCAGAACACCAGGTTATCATCAGCGGATAGTGAGACATCACAGTTACTTGCTGTGTCATCTTCACCTTCTGTAGACCTGGGTCATTCAGCCTCTCAACAGCTGGACCCTGGTGAGGAATGTCAGCACCTTCGAGGACTAGTGAAGAAACTGAACAATGATAGGAGAGCACTTCAAAATCTCCTAGTCAGTAAAGA ATCAGAGATCAAGCAGTTACTGCAGGCTAAGGCTGAAGCAGATCTGGAGCTTCAGAAGTTACAggataagaagaaagaaaagaataaagaagagCAGACACTAAG AGAGGAAATCCAGAACCCTACACAGAAAGTAGGGCAATCGGAGCCAAAATTTGAGGAAGACAACAGACAAGAGGCAGATGATAAAATGGAAAAGCTTAATAAG TCTTCCCTGGTCTGCATGCTTAAAGGCAAAGAAGATCACAGGAGAGAGCAAGCAGCCAAACTCATCCAGAGACAGTGGAAGATGTACAGAAACAAG aaacaaGAAATTGCTCTGGATGAG ACGATTGCTGTGCTTCAGGCAGCTTTCAGAGGACATCTAGCTCGGCTGAAACTGTTACTGAGTAACAGGATGCATGATGCAGAATCTCAAAACATGCATAGCTGTGGAAACAAG AACTCCTGCATGTCTCCTGGGTCAAACTCTTTGAGCTTGTCTTCTGActgcaaggaggaagaggagattgTGACATTCATCCAGTCCATTTTCAGGGCTCACTTAGCACGTAAAGGACTGCTTGAGGACAG TTTGTCTTTTTGCAGGCCCTCTGTCTTCAGCGCAACAAGTGAGAAAGCAGATTTTGCTATTAACATTAGGGAGAAGAAACCAATCTCACCAGCACTCAAGAAACGTTCTTCAATCTTCATATCCCCTCTTCCTG ATGATGAAGACAGTAAAGTGATGAGTGAAGAAGTTTTGGAAGAATTCATACCAGAAGGGACAGAGAAGAGACCACAAGAACTCAACCTTTCTTCCTTGAAGTCTTCTTTTG CCAGGTCCTCTCAGAAGCAGCCACGGCCCACACTCTCTCCGTCTGTGGATGAAGCTCACTCGGATGATTCGGATGATATTGTTGTTGTCTCTCCACTGCTGCAGATGAAGAAAAACTATACCCACTTTTAA